The DNA region CGAGGCCGAAATCGCCGCCGCCCAGGCCGCCGCCACCAATCGCGCCCAGCCCTTCCCCAAAGCCGCCGATGACCGCCGCCTCACCCCCAAAGACCTCTACGAAGGCGGCGACCCCGCCCGCCGCCGCGCCACCGCCAAAATCGGCTCCGATGACCTGCTCCGCCAGTACGACAAAAATGGCGACGGCCAACTGGACGCCGCGGAATTTCAAAAGCTCAAGGACGACCTGAGCAAGGGCGGCTCCCATCGCGAGCTGCGGCCCGAGACCCCGCCCCCGCCCCCGCCCAAACCGCAGCCCGTGGTCAAACCCACGCTACGCTGAACCATCGCCAACCGCGCCCCACCTTTTTCCGCCTGTGACCAACACCGTAACCCGACTGGCCGATCAGTTGCTGGCCTCCTACCAACAGCAGGGCGGCATCAACCACGTGGACGGCAAAAACCTGCCCTCCCAAAACGCCGTCGTCGCCATCACCACCGACCTCCTCCGCCTCTTGTTTCCCGGTTTCTTCGACGACAAACCCCTCCACTCCTCCGAGCTTCAGTGGGAAACCACCGTCCTCGTCCACAAGGTCCTCGGCCGCCTGGAGGAGGAAATCTACAAAAGCCTCGAATACCTGCCCCCCGAAGGCGCCCGTAAAAAAGACCTCCGCCCCCTCGCCCGCCAATGCGCCGAAGAACTCCTGGCCGGCCTCCCCTGCCTGCGCGAAATCTTGCAAACCGACGTCGAGGCCGCCTACAACGGCGACCCCGCCGCCCTGAGCCGCGAGGAGGTCATCGTGGCCTATCCCTTTGTCGAGGCCATCGCCGTCCACCGCCTCGCGCACGAGCTTTACCGCCGGCGCATCGCCCTCATCCCCCGCATCATGTCCGAGTGGGCCCACAGCCGCACCGGCATGGACATCCACCCCGGCGCCACCATCGGCTCCCATTTCTTTGTGGACCACTGCACCGGCACCGTCATCGGCGAAACCAGCGTCCTCGGCCACCACGTCAAGCTCTACCAGGGCGTCGCGCTCATCGCCCGCTCCCTCTCCGGCGGCCAGCAGCTCCGCGGCGTCAAACGCCACCCCACCCTCCAGGACCGCGTCACCGTCTATGCCGGCGCCACCATCATGGGCGGCGATACCGTCGTGGGCGAGGGCAGCACCATCGGCGCCAATGTCTTCCTCAGCCACAGCGTGCCCCCGCGCTCCCTCGTCGTCATGGAAGACGTCAAAGTCAGGGTGCTCAACAAGGAAGCCCGCCACTCCGTGGATTTCCAAATCTGACCCGCCCCTCCGCCCCGGCTCCCCCTCAACCAAAAAACGGATTGTTCGCCTTCTCCTCCGCCACCGTCGTCAGGGCCCCGTGACCAGGGCATAACAGCGTCTCCGGCGGCAGCGAGAGTATCTGCTCGCGCACCTTGCTCCGCGCCACCTCCCCCTGCGCCCCCGCCCGCCCCATGCTCCCCGCAAATATCGCGTCCCCCACCATCGCCACAAATGGGGCGTCCTCCGGCCAGTTGCCCACAATGTACGTCACCCCGTCCGGCGCATGGCCCGGCGTGGGACGATGGGTCACCCGCAAATTGCCCACAGGTATGCAGTCCTGCGGCCGATTGCGATGCTGCGGCAGCGCCTCCGCCGCGCTGGTGTGCAACTGCGCCCGTGGAAATCTCTCCCGCACTTCCGCCAGCGCCGCCACATGATCGGCGTGCGAATGCGTAATGAAAATATGCCGCAGCTCCAGCCCCTCCCCCGCCAACACGCGGAAGATGGCCCCGGCGTCGTAGCCCGTGTCAAACAACGCCGCATCCCGCGTGGCCTCATCCCACACCAGATAACAATGCACCTCCATCCCGCTCCTCGACGTGATCTGCCGCAACTGCCGCCACTGGCTCAAATCCGGCTCCGCCGGATGCCACCCCGCCGCCAGCCGCGCCAGCCGGCCCCCCTCCAGCCCCAGCAGCCGGCCCAACATGGCAAAGTCCAGCTTCCGGCCGCACGCGCCCTGCGCCTCCAATGCCTGAAATTCCTCCACGCTCAGACCCAGCGCCTGCGCGGCCGTCGCGGCGCTCACGTTGGCCATCTCCCGCGCCTTCCGAATCACATCACCCACATGATCTTCCAAACTCATGCCGCTAAGGTAGCGGGCGGCCCCGGCCCTGTCCAGTGAGCCCGCCTGCCCCACACCAGCGCCCCCGACGCAGAGCAGGCCGAGGCCAGCGCATGCCCTCCCCGCCCCCGCTCAATTCGCCTTCCCAAACACCTCCCCCACCCGCCGCCGCGTGGCCTCCAGCCACTCCGCCCGCTGCCCCGCCGTGCTGGTGATCACCGGCGCAAAGATTAGGCGCTGGACATTCGGAATCCCACAAATGCCAAACACCACCTTCTTCCAGAAAACCTCCAGCGGATCACCGTACATTTCCACCTCCCGCTCCTGCGGATTATTAGCCGTGGTAATGACCAACACCGCCCCCACCTTCAACAGGCCCACCGCCCGACCGCCCCCCTTGCCGTCCGGCACAAAGTTATAGGCCCGCCCCGGCCGCAGCACCCGATCCACCCATCCCTTCAGGATGGCCGGCGGCTGGCACCACCAGTTGGGATGCACAATCACCAGCCCCCCAGCCTCCTCCAGCTCCCGCGCGTGCTGCTCCACCGCCGGCGGCATCACCGCCCCACGCGGGATTTCGTCCGCCCCCATCACCGGATCAAACTTCTCCTGATACAAATCATGATACCGGCACTCATGACCGCCAGCCGCCAGAACCTCCCGCGCAGCCGCCGCCAGCGCGTGGTTGAAACTGCCAGGATTCGGATGTGCCAAAATTAATGAGATTTTCATCGTCGTCGCCCGCTCGGGCGCGCGTTATTATGCGCAACGCCTCCGCCAGCACAAGCCCCGCCTTGCGCCGGCCTGCCGCCACCCCACGGGCGCTCAAAAATCCGGCCCCAAGTCCGCCCGCCGCAGGGGCCGTTGGGGTCTGTCGGATGGGCATATTTTATACAGCAGGTTCGTTTATCTCCGATAACAGTATTTCTTATATTTTTCAGATGGGCCTATTTTCCGCGATATTTGCCACAATGCCGCGTAACCTTGCCGAAAAAATCGCATTTTTTGGGCATTTTTCGTGATTTTTTGCCCGGTATAAGCCGGCACAGCCCGCACAAATATTTGCATAAATAATTGTGCCTCAGTAGTTTATGTGGGGCATTCAGGGCACGCAAAAAAGCGTAAAAAAAATGTTGCCAAACTTTTCTCCCTTACCTAAGCTCTGGTCACGTGCACCGATTGGTGTGTTGGGGCAAACGGGATTTGCCCGCGGTACAACGCATAAAACGCAACAATGTAATCCGGAGGAACACATGAAGTTTAACAAATGGACCCTGGGTCTGGCCGCAGTCGGCGTGGTCAGCCTGGCAAGTGCAGTGCAAGCCGAAGAACGGGACAACCCCGTCATGACGGCGCTGTCCTCTACCAGCATCAGCGGTTATGTGGATACCGCTGCGGTATGGCGGTTTGGCAACAACACCAGCAAGGCGGGCGCGGGCTCGGGCTGGCTGGTGCCGGGCGCGGTCAACGCCAATCCGGCGACTGCGGCGGCCTACCAGAACAAGGCCGACATCTTCAACCTCAACGCCGTGGGGTTGACCCTCGAGAAACCGCTGGATGAAGCCGAATGGTCCGCGGGTTACCGGGTGGACATGGTTTATGGCCCAGACATCGTGGGCTGGAACCCCTCGGTGAACTCGTTTGGCGTGTCTGATTTCGGTCTCAAGCAGGCGTATGTCGTCCTGCGCGCCCCGGTGGGCAACGGCCTGGACTTCAAACTGGGCACCTTTGACACCGTCGTGGGTTTCGAGTCCTTTGAAGCCTACAAGAACCCCCACTGGACCCGCTCCTACGGCTGGGAAATTGAACCCACGCAGCACACCGGCGCTTTGGTGAGCTATCGGTTCAATGACATGATCGCTATGAGCGCGGGCATCGCCAACACCGCCGCCGCGGGCATCAACGCCCGTCCGGCGCGCGCGGGCCTGCCTGCCGGGCAGATCGTGTCCGAAACCGAAAAAACCTACATGGGCCAAATCACCCTCACCGCTCCGGAGAGCCTCGGCTTCCTGGCCGGCTCCACCCTGAACGCGGGCGTAGTCAATGGTCTGGCCGGTGGCGTGAGCGACACCACCTGGGTGTATGTGGGCGGCGTGATGAACACCCCGCTGGAAGGCCTCAAGCTGGGCGCGGCCTATGATCACCGCATGACCAGCCACAAGGGTGACATCAATGCTGCGGGTTACGTCCCGGGCACCTATGCCTACACCATCGCCGGTTACCTCATGTACCAGGCCACGGAGAAGTTGAACCTCGCGGCCCGCGTTGATTACGCCAAGGGCACCGCCGGCACGTGGTACTTCATCGGGGGCGGTGAGAGCAATCCGCGCAACCAACTGCTCGGCATCACCGGCACGGTGGACTACAAGCTGTGGGAAAACGTGATCACCCGTCTCGAGTTCCGCTGGGATCACGAGTTGACCGGTCAGAAGTCCTCGGCCAGCACCCCTGGTCCGTTCGGCTTCGACGACAACAACAACTACCTGTTGGCGTTGAACGTCATCTACCGGTTCTAAGCTGATTCAGCTTGACCCAACCCCCGCTGGATCAAAAACCAGCGGGGGTTTTTCTTTGCCCCACCCTGTTTCCCCAGCCCCTCCTCCCTCTCCCGCCGTCCCACCCGCCCCATCGCGCCCGCCCAAATCCCCGCGTTTTTTGCTGCATCCCGTCCGCACTGCGGCTATATTGCGCCGCGCACAAGCCTGATCGAAACAAACTTATGTCCAACCCGGTAACTCGCAGACAATTCGTGGGCGCCGCCGGCGCGCTGGCAGGCCTCATCACCCTCGGCTCCGCCGCCGCGCCGCTGGCCGCGCAAACCGCCTCCCCCAAAGGCTTCAAATTCAGCCTCAACACCGCCACCATCCGCGGCCAGAAACTTTCCCTCCCCGAGCAATTCGAAGTCGCCGCCAAGGCCGGCTACGATTTCATCGAACCCTGGCTCGGCGACCTCGCCAAATATGCCGAAAGCCACAGCCTCAAAGAACTGCGCCAGCGCGCCGACGACCTCGGCCTCAAGGTCATCAGCGGCATCGGCTTCCCCGAATGGGCCGTCAACGACGACGCCCGCCGCGCCCGCGCCATGGAGCAGCTTAAGCGCGAAATGGACCTCATGGCCCAACTGGGCGCGCCCCACATCGCCGCCCCGCCCGCGGGCATCTACGGCCGGGAAATCAAAGTCGAACTCGACCGCCTCGCCGAGCGCTATCGCGCCGTCCTCGATCTGGGCCGCCAAATGCAGGTCGTCCCCATGCTCGAAATCTGGGGCGCCTCCGCCAACCTCAACAACCTGGCCGACGCCACCTACGTCATCACCAAGGCCGCCCATCCCGATGCCTGCCTCCTGGCCGATGTCTATCACATCTACCGCGGCGGCTCCGACTTCGCCTCCCTCCGCGTCCTGGGCCCCACCTCCCTGCGCGTCTTCCACATGAACGACTACCCCGCCACCCCGCCCCGCGATGCGCTCCGCGACAGCGACCGCATCTGGCCCGGCGACGGCCAGGCGCCCATGAAAGAAATCTTTGCCCACTTCCTCGCCAACGGCAGCCGCCCCGTCCTCTCCCTCGAGCTGTTCAACAACGAGTACTACAAACTCCCCGCCCTCGAAGCCGCCCGCACCGGCCTGGCCAAAATGAAAAAGTGCGTGGAATAAACTAAACCCACCCCTCCCAACCGA from Verrucomicrobiia bacterium includes:
- a CDS encoding EF-hand domain-containing protein codes for the protein MKTSFSTRPLALALLGLALGVLPLPAPAASAPKADTKNKNRPPEDSRTVVVDGVKYTVPAGPQEGSANALLLKKFDLNGDGKIDEAEIAAAQAAATNRAQPFPKAADDRRLTPKDLYEGGDPARRRATAKIGSDDLLRQYDKNGDGQLDAAEFQKLKDDLSKGGSHRELRPETPPPPPPKPQPVVKPTLR
- a CDS encoding serine O-acetyltransferase, whose protein sequence is MTNTVTRLADQLLASYQQQGGINHVDGKNLPSQNAVVAITTDLLRLLFPGFFDDKPLHSSELQWETTVLVHKVLGRLEEEIYKSLEYLPPEGARKKDLRPLARQCAEELLAGLPCLREILQTDVEAAYNGDPAALSREEVIVAYPFVEAIAVHRLAHELYRRRIALIPRIMSEWAHSRTGMDIHPGATIGSHFFVDHCTGTVIGETSVLGHHVKLYQGVALIARSLSGGQQLRGVKRHPTLQDRVTVYAGATIMGGDTVVGEGSTIGANVFLSHSVPPRSLVVMEDVKVRVLNKEARHSVDFQI
- a CDS encoding MBL fold metallo-hydrolase — encoded protein: MSLEDHVGDVIRKAREMANVSAATAAQALGLSVEEFQALEAQGACGRKLDFAMLGRLLGLEGGRLARLAAGWHPAEPDLSQWRQLRQITSRSGMEVHCYLVWDEATRDAALFDTGYDAGAIFRVLAGEGLELRHIFITHSHADHVAALAEVRERFPRAQLHTSAAEALPQHRNRPQDCIPVGNLRVTHRPTPGHAPDGVTYIVGNWPEDAPFVAMVGDAIFAGSMGRAGAQGEVARSKVREQILSLPPETLLCPGHGALTTVAEEKANNPFFG
- a CDS encoding NAD(P)H-dependent oxidoreductase, with the translated sequence MKISLILAHPNPGSFNHALAAAAREVLAAGGHECRYHDLYQEKFDPVMGADEIPRGAVMPPAVEQHARELEEAGGLVIVHPNWWCQPPAILKGWVDRVLRPGRAYNFVPDGKGGGRAVGLLKVGAVLVITTANNPQEREVEMYGDPLEVFWKKVVFGICGIPNVQRLIFAPVITSTAGQRAEWLEATRRRVGEVFGKAN
- a CDS encoding porin — encoded protein: MKFNKWTLGLAAVGVVSLASAVQAEERDNPVMTALSSTSISGYVDTAAVWRFGNNTSKAGAGSGWLVPGAVNANPATAAAYQNKADIFNLNAVGLTLEKPLDEAEWSAGYRVDMVYGPDIVGWNPSVNSFGVSDFGLKQAYVVLRAPVGNGLDFKLGTFDTVVGFESFEAYKNPHWTRSYGWEIEPTQHTGALVSYRFNDMIAMSAGIANTAAAGINARPARAGLPAGQIVSETEKTYMGQITLTAPESLGFLAGSTLNAGVVNGLAGGVSDTTWVYVGGVMNTPLEGLKLGAAYDHRMTSHKGDINAAGYVPGTYAYTIAGYLMYQATEKLNLAARVDYAKGTAGTWYFIGGGESNPRNQLLGITGTVDYKLWENVITRLEFRWDHELTGQKSSASTPGPFGFDDNNNYLLALNVIYRF
- a CDS encoding sugar phosphate isomerase/epimerase, which codes for MSNPVTRRQFVGAAGALAGLITLGSAAAPLAAQTASPKGFKFSLNTATIRGQKLSLPEQFEVAAKAGYDFIEPWLGDLAKYAESHSLKELRQRADDLGLKVISGIGFPEWAVNDDARRARAMEQLKREMDLMAQLGAPHIAAPPAGIYGREIKVELDRLAERYRAVLDLGRQMQVVPMLEIWGASANLNNLADATYVITKAAHPDACLLADVYHIYRGGSDFASLRVLGPTSLRVFHMNDYPATPPRDALRDSDRIWPGDGQAPMKEIFAHFLANGSRPVLSLELFNNEYYKLPALEAARTGLAKMKKCVE